One window of Kosakonia cowanii JCM 10956 = DSM 18146 genomic DNA carries:
- the hslV gene encoding ATP-dependent protease subunit HslV — translation MTTIVSVRRNGHVVIAGDGQATLGNTVMKGNVKKVRRLYNDKVIAGFAGGTADAFTLFELFERKLEMHQGHLVKAAVELAKDWRTDRMLRKLEALLAVADETASLIITGNGDVIQPENDLIAIGSGGPYAQAAARALLENTELGARDIAEKALGIAGDICIYTNHFHTIEELPAQA, via the coding sequence GTGACAACAATCGTAAGCGTACGCCGTAACGGCCATGTCGTTATCGCCGGTGATGGCCAGGCCACACTGGGCAACACCGTGATGAAGGGCAACGTTAAAAAAGTTCGCCGTCTCTATAACGACAAAGTCATTGCAGGCTTTGCGGGCGGCACAGCGGATGCCTTCACGCTGTTTGAGCTTTTTGAACGCAAACTGGAAATGCACCAGGGTCACTTGGTGAAAGCCGCCGTCGAGCTGGCAAAGGACTGGCGTACCGATCGTATGCTGCGCAAGCTGGAAGCGCTGTTAGCGGTCGCCGACGAAACCGCGTCGCTGATCATCACCGGTAACGGCGATGTGATTCAGCCGGAAAATGACCTGATTGCCATTGGCTCCGGCGGACCATACGCCCAGGCCGCTGCCCGCGCACTGCTGGAGAACACCGAGCTTGGCGCGCGCGACATTGCTGAGAAGGCGTTGGGGATCGCAGGCGATATCTGCATCTACACCAACCACTTCCATACCATCGAAGAATTACCCGCTCAAGCGTAA
- the cytR gene encoding DNA-binding transcriptional regulator CytR — translation MKPKNQVAAATMKDVAMKAKVSTATVSRALMNPEKVSQATRNRVEQAAMEVGYLPQSMGRNVKRNESRTLLVIVPDICDPFFSEIIRGIEVTAAEHGYLVLIGDCAHQNQQEKTFIDLIITKQIDGMLLLGSRLPFDASIEEQRNLPPMVMANEFAPELELPTVHIDNLTAAFNAVSYLQEQGHQLIGCIAGPEEMPLCHYRLQGYVQAPRRAGATVDKEYITRGDFTFEAGAQALEQLLSLPKPPTALFCHSDVMALGALSQAKRRGLKVPEDLSIIGFDNISLAEYCDPPLTTVAQPRYDIGREAMLLLLEQLQGHTVSSGSRLLDCELILRGSTRALT, via the coding sequence GTGAAACCGAAAAATCAGGTTGCGGCAGCAACCATGAAAGATGTTGCCATGAAAGCAAAGGTTTCTACGGCAACCGTATCCCGTGCATTAATGAACCCGGAAAAAGTGTCACAGGCGACCCGCAACCGCGTTGAGCAGGCCGCCATGGAAGTGGGCTACCTGCCACAGTCGATGGGCCGCAATGTGAAGCGCAATGAGTCCCGTACCCTGCTGGTGATTGTGCCGGATATCTGCGATCCCTTCTTCAGTGAGATTATCCGCGGCATCGAAGTGACCGCTGCGGAGCATGGCTACCTGGTACTGATTGGCGACTGCGCCCATCAAAATCAGCAGGAAAAGACCTTTATCGATCTGATCATCACCAAGCAAATTGATGGCATGCTGCTGCTCGGTTCACGTCTGCCGTTTGACGCCAGCATTGAAGAGCAGCGCAATTTACCGCCGATGGTGATGGCCAATGAGTTCGCGCCGGAGCTGGAGCTGCCGACGGTGCATATCGACAACCTGACCGCAGCCTTCAACGCTGTCTCTTACCTGCAAGAGCAGGGGCATCAACTGATTGGCTGTATCGCCGGCCCGGAAGAGATGCCGCTCTGCCACTATCGCTTACAGGGTTACGTGCAGGCGCCGCGCCGCGCGGGTGCGACGGTAGATAAGGAGTATATTACGCGCGGTGATTTTACCTTCGAAGCCGGAGCGCAGGCGCTGGAGCAGCTTCTCTCCCTGCCGAAACCGCCGACGGCTCTCTTCTGCCATAGCGATGTGATGGCGCTCGGCGCACTGTCGCAGGCAAAACGCCGGGGCCTGAAGGTGCCGGAGGATCTGTCGATTATCGGCTTTGATAACATCTCGCTGGCAGAGTATTGCGACCCACCGCTCACTACCGTTGCGCAGCCGCGCTACGACATTGGGCGCGAAGCAATGCTGCTTCTGCTGGAGCAGTTGCAGGGCCACACGGTGAGCAGCGGCTCGCGACTATTAGATTGTGAATTAATCCTGCGTGGCTCAACGCGAGCGCTAACGTAA
- the menA gene encoding 1,4-dihydroxy-2-naphthoate polyprenyltransferase, with protein sequence MNDTHSLSLTQAWLESLRPKTLPLAFAAIVVGTVLAWWQGYFDPLVAALALITAGLLQILSNLANDYGDAIKGSDKPDRIGPLRGMQKGAISLGQMKRALLIVIVLSCVSGLWLVSAATQTMADFVGFLALGGLSIIAAITYTVGKRPYGYQGLGDISVLTFFGWISVMGSWYLQAHTLIPAIFLPATACGLLATAVLNINNLRDIDSDRENGKHTLVVRLGPVNARRYHAGLLAGALLCFALFNLISLHSLWGWLFLLAAPLLFKQARYVLRERDPRAMPPMLERTVKGALLTNLLFVLGIILSKTLA encoded by the coding sequence ATGAACGATACGCACTCTCTGAGCCTTACCCAGGCATGGCTGGAAAGCCTGCGACCGAAAACGTTGCCGCTGGCCTTTGCCGCTATCGTGGTGGGAACCGTGCTTGCCTGGTGGCAGGGCTACTTCGATCCGCTGGTGGCGGCGCTGGCGCTGATCACCGCCGGTTTGCTGCAAATCCTCTCTAACCTCGCGAATGATTACGGCGATGCCATTAAAGGCAGCGATAAGCCGGATCGCATCGGCCCGCTGCGCGGGATGCAGAAAGGGGCGATCTCCCTTGGGCAGATGAAGCGCGCGCTGCTTATCGTCATTGTGCTGAGCTGCGTGTCCGGGCTCTGGCTGGTAAGCGCCGCGACCCAGACGATGGCGGATTTTGTCGGCTTCCTCGCACTCGGCGGCCTGTCGATTATCGCCGCCATCACCTATACCGTCGGCAAGCGCCCGTATGGTTATCAGGGGCTGGGCGATATTTCGGTGCTCACCTTCTTCGGCTGGATAAGCGTGATGGGAAGCTGGTATTTGCAGGCGCATACGCTGATTCCGGCGATCTTCCTGCCCGCGACCGCCTGCGGTTTGCTGGCGACGGCAGTGCTGAATATCAATAACCTGCGCGATATCGATAGCGATCGCGAGAACGGTAAACATACGCTAGTGGTGCGTTTAGGTCCGGTGAATGCCCGCCGTTATCACGCCGGTTTGCTGGCGGGCGCGCTGCTCTGCTTTGCGCTCTTCAACCTGATTTCGCTCCACAGCCTCTGGGGCTGGCTGTTTTTGCTTGCCGCACCGCTGCTGTTTAAACAGGCACGTTATGTGCTGCGTGAGCGCGATCCGCGCGCGATGCCGCCGATGCTCGAACGCACCGTGAAAGGCGCGCTGCTGACTAATCTCCTGTTTGTACTGGGGATTATTTTGAGCAAGACGCTCGCCTGA
- the hslU gene encoding HslU--HslV peptidase ATPase subunit: MSEMTPREIVSELNKHIIGQDAAKRSVAIALRNRWRRMQLDEELRHEVTPKNILMIGPTGVGKTEIARRLAKLANAPFIKVEATKFTEVGYVGKEVDSIIRDLTDAAVKMVRSQSIDRNRYRAEEMAEERILDVLIPPAKNNWGQPEQAAEPSAARQSFRKKLREGQLDDKEIEIDLAAAPMGVEIMAPPGMEEMTNQLQSMFQNLGGQKQKPRKLKIKDAMKLLIEEEAAKLVNPEELKEEAIEAVEQHGIVFIDEIDKICKRGGNTSGPDVSREGVQRDLLPLVEGCTVSTKHGMVKTDHILFIASGAFQVASPSDLIPELQGRLPIRVELQALTAEDFERILTEPNASVTVQYKALMATEGVNIEFTDDGIKRIAQAAWQVNESTENIGARRLHTVLERLMEDISYDASDLGGETITIDADYVSKHLDALVADEDLSRFIL, encoded by the coding sequence ATGTCTGAAATGACCCCACGCGAAATCGTCAGCGAACTGAATAAACACATCATCGGCCAGGACGCGGCAAAGCGCTCTGTGGCGATTGCTCTGCGTAACCGCTGGCGCCGTATGCAGCTCGATGAAGAGCTGCGTCACGAAGTGACACCAAAAAATATTCTGATGATCGGCCCGACCGGCGTTGGTAAAACCGAAATCGCCCGTCGTCTGGCAAAGCTCGCCAACGCGCCGTTTATCAAAGTGGAAGCGACCAAGTTCACCGAAGTTGGCTATGTCGGGAAAGAGGTGGATTCGATTATCCGCGATTTGACCGATGCCGCCGTGAAAATGGTGCGCAGCCAGTCAATTGACAGGAACCGCTACCGCGCCGAAGAGATGGCGGAAGAGCGCATTCTTGATGTGCTGATCCCGCCGGCGAAAAACAACTGGGGCCAGCCGGAACAGGCGGCAGAACCCTCTGCGGCGCGCCAATCCTTCCGTAAAAAACTGCGCGAAGGCCAGCTGGATGACAAAGAGATTGAGATCGATCTCGCCGCTGCGCCAATGGGCGTCGAGATCATGGCGCCTCCGGGCATGGAAGAGATGACCAACCAGCTGCAGTCGATGTTCCAGAACCTCGGCGGGCAGAAGCAGAAGCCGCGTAAGCTGAAAATCAAAGACGCGATGAAACTGCTGATCGAAGAGGAAGCGGCGAAGCTGGTGAACCCGGAAGAGCTGAAAGAGGAAGCGATCGAAGCCGTTGAGCAGCACGGTATCGTCTTTATCGATGAGATCGACAAAATCTGTAAGCGCGGCGGTAACACCTCCGGCCCGGACGTCTCCCGCGAAGGCGTACAGCGCGACCTGCTGCCGCTGGTTGAGGGCTGCACCGTGTCGACCAAACACGGGATGGTGAAAACTGACCATATCCTGTTTATCGCGTCCGGCGCGTTCCAGGTTGCCAGCCCGTCAGATCTGATCCCGGAACTGCAGGGCCGTCTGCCGATCCGCGTTGAGCTGCAGGCGCTCACCGCGGAAGACTTTGAGCGCATCCTCACCGAGCCAAACGCTTCTGTGACCGTGCAGTACAAAGCGCTGATGGCAACCGAAGGGGTGAATATCGAATTTACCGACGACGGCATTAAGCGTATCGCGCAGGCCGCATGGCAGGTGAACGAAAGCACCGAGAACATCGGCGCACGCCGTTTGCACACCGTGCTGGAGCGTTTGATGGAGGATATCTCCTACGACGCCAGCGATCTGGGCGGCGAAACCATTACCATTGATGCAGACTATGTGAGTAAACACCTTGATGCTTTAGTGGCGGATGAAGATCTGAGCCGTTTTATCTTATAA
- the ftsN gene encoding cell division protein FtsN translates to MAQRDYVRRSQSTPARRKKSTSKKKQRSAPAVSPAMVAIAAAVLVAFIGGLYFITHHKKEESESLQNQKVTGNGLPPKPEERWRYIKELESRQPGVRAPTEPTAGGEVQKPEQLTDEQRQLLAQMQADMRQTPTQLNEVPWNEQTPEQRQQTLQRQRQVQQMQQQQQQQSQWTQSQPVQQPRTQPRTVEQQPARVATPPRQTQQAQQKPATNSQPYQDLLQTPPHSNAAQSKTQQAAPVTREAETAKAQPTEKKDERRWLIQCGSFKGQEQAETVRAQLAFEGFDSRITSNNGWNRVVMGPLKGKESAEATLGKLKLAGHANCIRLSAGG, encoded by the coding sequence GTGGCCCAACGAGATTATGTACGCCGCAGCCAGTCGACTCCTGCGCGGCGAAAGAAGAGCACCTCAAAGAAAAAGCAGCGCAGCGCGCCTGCGGTCTCGCCAGCAATGGTCGCGATAGCGGCCGCCGTGCTGGTCGCCTTTATCGGTGGTTTGTACTTTATTACGCATCATAAGAAAGAAGAGTCAGAATCCCTGCAGAACCAGAAAGTGACCGGTAACGGCCTGCCGCCGAAGCCGGAAGAGCGCTGGCGCTATATTAAAGAGCTGGAGAGCCGCCAGCCTGGCGTACGCGCGCCGACCGAGCCGACAGCCGGGGGCGAAGTGCAAAAACCGGAGCAGTTAACCGATGAGCAGCGCCAGCTGTTAGCCCAGATGCAGGCAGATATGCGCCAGACGCCGACGCAGCTCAATGAGGTGCCGTGGAACGAGCAGACGCCGGAGCAGCGCCAGCAAACGTTGCAGCGTCAGCGCCAGGTTCAGCAGATGCAGCAGCAGCAGCAGCAGCAGTCTCAGTGGACGCAAAGCCAGCCGGTTCAGCAACCACGTACGCAGCCGCGCACCGTAGAACAGCAGCCTGCGCGCGTCGCCACGCCGCCACGCCAGACGCAGCAAGCGCAGCAGAAGCCGGCCACTAATTCGCAGCCCTATCAGGATCTGCTGCAAACGCCGCCGCACAGCAACGCCGCGCAGTCGAAAACGCAGCAGGCCGCGCCGGTAACGCGCGAAGCGGAAACGGCGAAGGCGCAGCCGACAGAGAAAAAAGATGAGCGTCGCTGGCTGATCCAGTGCGGCTCGTTCAAAGGCCAGGAGCAGGCGGAAACCGTCCGCGCGCAGCTGGCGTTTGAGGGCTTTGACTCACGCATCACCAGCAATAATGGCTGGAATCGCGTTGTGATGGGCCCGCTGAAAGGCAAAGAGAGCGCCGAAGCCACCCTCGGCAAGCTGAAACTGGCCGGTCACGCAAACTGCATTCGACTTTCCGCCGGGGGTTGA
- the rraA gene encoding ribonuclease E activity regulator RraA: MKYDTSELCDIYQEEVNVVEPLFSNFGGRSSFGGQIITVKCFEDNGLLYDLLEQNGRGRVLVVDGGGSVRRALVDADLARLAAQNEWEGMVVYGAVRQVDDLEELDIGIQAMAAIPVGAAGEGIGESDIRVNFGGVTFFSGDHLYADNTGIILAEDPLDIE; this comes from the coding sequence ATGAAATACGATACTTCTGAGCTTTGTGACATCTACCAGGAAGAGGTCAACGTCGTCGAACCGCTGTTCTCCAACTTTGGCGGTCGCTCCTCTTTCGGCGGGCAAATCATCACGGTGAAATGTTTCGAGGATAACGGGTTGCTTTACGATCTGCTCGAACAGAATGGCCGTGGTCGCGTGCTGGTAGTCGACGGCGGCGGTTCTGTACGCCGGGCGTTAGTCGACGCCGATCTCGCGCGTCTGGCGGCGCAAAACGAGTGGGAAGGGATGGTGGTCTACGGCGCGGTGCGCCAGGTGGACGATCTGGAAGAGCTGGATATCGGCATCCAGGCGATGGCCGCGATCCCGGTTGGCGCAGCGGGCGAAGGCATTGGCGAAAGCGATATTCGCGTCAACTTCGGCGGCGTGACCTTCTTCTCCGGTGACCATCTTTATGCCGATAACACCGGCATTATTCTCGCCGAAGATCCTCTCGATATCGAATAA